A region of the Methanobrevibacter ruminantium M1 genome:
CTAAATTGACATTGAAGTTTTTATTGAATATTTCTTCACGTTTTTCTTTTAGGTAATCATTTCCACCCACTACAACATCTTCAATAAATTCTTCTATCTTTTCAAAGTCAGACCCATCGCAATTATACCATGCATCAGTAATTTCTCCTTGATATCCGTCAAGTTCAACTCCTGTTTTATTTAAGATTAAGCCTGGCTTATTAGCAAATAAATATTCTGCTTTAAAGCTTATGCAATCGGTTATCATTGCATCGGCAGTGGCAAATAAGTCAAAATAGTCAATTTCCTCATGGAAGCGGGCATTAGGTAAACTTTCCCATTTGAAAAAATAATCATCTGCAAAGTTTTCATCAGCAATTCCTTGAACTCTCATATTAGTGTTAATATTACTTAGCACTTCCTTAAGTAATGGGTGTGGCCTAATAACCCATTCAATGTCTGGATGGTCTTTAGCATAATTATAAAAGAATTCAAAATTTTCATCAAATGTAGAATAGGATAAGCTGTCATCCATACCAGGTCTTGCTAATGTATGGTGAGGAGCCCAAATAATTCTCTTTTTATTTTCTTCTTTGCTGTAAATCCATTTATAATCCTCATCAGATTCTTCAAAATTAATTAAAGAGTCCATCCTAGCAGAACCTGCTAAGACTACATTACTTGATCCGACAATAGATTTTTCAGTAGAATTAATCAGATATTCTTCGGTACTGCAGAAAATTTTCCATGCAATTTCATTCCATCCGAAATTAAAGAATAAATCGTCTAAGTTGTCTTCTACAAATTCCCCATATGGGATATATGCATATAATATGTTGGATGGGAGATTACTGATTTTCATAGTTTTAGGGAAAATCCTCATATAAGGCAAGACATAAAATATTATATCTGGATTGCAAGTTGAGACTAAATCGATGCCTTCATTTTTTTCGAAGTCATATCCATCAATTACATTGTATTGTTTTTCTTTGAGATAGCTGAAAATTTGATAATGCTTATCTTTTGCAACATCTGTAATCTTTTGACTGTTTCCTAATCTGTGGGGAACCAAAACGATTTGAACATTAAACATATCATCGTTATCAAAATAGTTATATAAGTCTTTATATACAAACATCATTGCAGGTAAAACGAAAACAACATTGACTTTCTTGCCTTTGGACACTTTATCTCTAAGCAAGACTAAATTATCGGTTACTCTGTTTTGATAAATTAAATTTTTTACAGAAACTATCTCATTTTCCAGTTCTTCATATTCGCTTAAAGGCAATCTTCTGCCTTCTTTTTCTCCATATAACACATAATGGGCTAAAGGATTAAGGCTAGCTAGGCGAACATCAGGATATAATCTGAGATATTTGTCATTATTGAATTCAGGGCTTGGATTTCTGCTTTGCTTATAACCTTCATTTAGATAATGGGCCAAAGCATATTCTTCTGAAAGCTCTAAACCTTGGTTTGTTATATAATATTCAGAACTAAAAAGTTCACAGTCTTTTAAGTCATTGTAATATTTTAAATTTC
Encoded here:
- a CDS encoding CDP-glycerol glycerophosphotransferase family protein, which codes for MSIKNKFLSLFNSSSNNSDFENLNNYYKKVLEDIENEDISGYDRNLKYYNDLKDCELFSSEYYITNQGLELSEEYALAHYLNEGYKQSRNPSPEFNNDKYLRLYPDVRLASLNPLAHYVLYGEKEGRRLPLSEYEELENEIVSVKNLIYQNRVTDNLVLLRDKVSKGKKVNVVFVLPAMMFVYKDLYNYFDNDDMFNVQIVLVPHRLGNSQKITDVAKDKHYQIFSYLKEKQYNVIDGYDFEKNEGIDLVSTCNPDIIFYVLPYMRIFPKTMKISNLPSNILYAYIPYGEFVEDNLDDLFFNFGWNEIAWKIFCSTEEYLINSTEKSIVGSSNVVLAGSARMDSLINFEESDEDYKWIYSKEENKKRIIWAPHHTLARPGMDDSLSYSTFDENFEFFYNYAKDHPDIEWVIRPHPLLKEVLSNINTNMRVQGIADENFADDYFFKWESLPNARFHEEIDYFDLFATADAMITDCISFKAEYLFANKPGLILNKTGVELDGYQGEITDAWYNCDGSDFEKIEEFIEDVVVGGNDYLKEKREEIFNKNFNVNLGSASKVIFDYIKNELT